One window from the genome of bacterium encodes:
- the thrC gene encoding threonine synthase, with product MRDNLWPGVIARYREYLPVSEHTPVVSLKEGGTPLIEAKNLEEVLGGSLRILLKYEGLNPTSSFKDRGMTMAVSKALEEGAKAVICASTGNTSASAAAYSAQAKISCAVLIPEGAIALGKLAQALMYGAKVIAVDGNFDDCLNLVREIGENYPVTIVNSINPYRIEGQKTGAFEICDALGASPDFQAIPVGNAGNITAYWKGYREYKKAGKIDSLPKMLGFQAAGAAPIVEGRIIPNPKTIATAIRIGNPASWKGAEAARDESGGLIDKVTDEEILSAYKTLASLEGIAVEPASAASVAGVIKLSKAGYFKDKGQTVVCILTGHGLKDPERAIAVAEKPVVVPAKLERIAELLDF from the coding sequence ATGAGGGATAACCTTTGGCCGGGTGTTATTGCCAGATACAGAGAATATCTGCCTGTTTCCGAGCACACGCCGGTGGTTAGCTTAAAAGAGGGAGGCACGCCTCTGATTGAGGCCAAAAATCTGGAAGAGGTCCTGGGCGGGAGTTTGAGAATCCTCCTTAAATATGAAGGGCTTAATCCCACTTCTTCCTTTAAGGACCGCGGGATGACTATGGCTGTCTCCAAGGCGTTGGAAGAGGGGGCAAAGGCAGTTATCTGTGCCTCAACCGGGAACACCTCTGCCTCAGCGGCCGCCTATTCGGCTCAGGCTAAAATATCCTGCGCCGTTCTTATCCCCGAAGGAGCCATCGCCCTGGGAAAGCTGGCCCAGGCCCTGATGTATGGAGCTAAAGTCATTGCCGTCGATGGCAACTTTGACGATTGCCTTAACCTGGTTCGAGAGATAGGTGAGAATTACCCGGTAACCATAGTTAATTCCATCAACCCCTATCGGATAGAAGGTCAGAAGACAGGGGCCTTTGAGATATGTGATGCCTTAGGCGCTTCGCCGGATTTTCAGGCCATTCCAGTAGGTAACGCCGGCAATATCACGGCTTACTGGAAAGGCTACCGGGAATATAAAAAAGCAGGTAAAATAGATTCGCTTCCTAAAATGCTTGGGTTCCAAGCGGCCGGAGCGGCCCCCATTGTGGAAGGCAGGATAATCCCTAATCCCAAAACCATTGCTACAGCTATAAGGATAGGCAATCCGGCCAGTTGGAAGGGGGCGGAAGCGGCCAGGGATGAGTCTGGCGGACTGATCGATAAAGTGACCGATGAAGAGATACTCTCGGCTTATAAGACGCTGGCTTCCTTGGAGGGTATTGCGGTTGAGCCGGCTTCGGCTGCTTCAGTAGCCGGAGTGATTAAGTTGTCTAAGGCCGGATATTTTAAAGACAAAGGCCAAACAGTGGTCTGTATCCTGACCGGACATGGATTGAAGGATCCGGAAAGGGCCATCGCCGTAGCGGAGAAACCCGTAGTGGTTCCGGCTAAGTTAGAAAGGATAGCTGAATTGTTGGACTTTTAG
- the asnB gene encoding asparagine synthase (glutamine-hydrolyzing) has protein sequence MCGICGKLNFDGQPVDESLIRKMCAALEYRGPDDEGIYLNAEGGIQKAEFRLPPSEFRIGLGHRRLSIIDLGAGHQPMANEDGSVWIVYNGEVYNFQSLREDLEKKGHRFRTQSDTEVIIHLYEDYGPDCVKYLRGMFAFAIWDNRRQRLLLARDRLGKKPLIYALTTSSLIFGSEIKTVLQDPYIKREVDLEALHHYLTYGYVPAPLTMFKGIKKLPPASILFWEKGRFKVERYWNLNYLPKLQLREEECVERLLGLLKEATKLRLISDVPLGAFLSGGIDSSAIVGMMAGLSDKPVKTFSIGFEEASFNELKFARLVSERFGTDHYEFMVKPEALEILPKLIWHYNEPYADSSAIPTYYVSRMTRQHVTVALTGDGGDEAFAGYERYLANRIAQTYEKIPSFIREKVIFSLISQLPESTSRKSFSQRIKRFTAAISEPPQRRYIRWVSIFNNQQKQELYSPEMKEKTAHLDSVNLLLDVYRQANTDNFLDATMFVDVMTYLPDDLLVKVDIASMANSLEARSPFLDHKLVEFAASLPPNLKLKGKTTKYILKNSLKKYLPRNILCRDKMGFGVPIGRWFRQELKDYAYEVLLDDRAKNRGYFDSNSVRRILDEHTSGRIDHRHRIWSLLNLELWHRMFIDHKEAAWFPC, from the coding sequence ATGTGCGGAATTTGCGGAAAGTTAAATTTTGACGGTCAGCCGGTGGATGAAAGTCTCATCCGAAAGATGTGCGCGGCCCTTGAATATCGAGGGCCTGATGATGAGGGAATATATCTCAATGCGGAAGGCGGCATTCAGAAGGCGGAATTCCGCCTTCCGCCTTCTGAATTCCGCATTGGCTTAGGACATCGGCGGCTTTCCATTATTGATCTTGGGGCCGGGCATCAGCCCATGGCCAATGAAGACGGTTCGGTCTGGATCGTTTACAATGGAGAAGTTTATAACTTCCAATCGCTTAGGGAAGATTTAGAGAAAAAGGGACATCGATTCAGGACCCAAAGTGACACCGAGGTCATTATCCATCTTTACGAAGATTATGGTCCTGATTGCGTCAAATATTTAAGGGGCATGTTTGCTTTTGCTATCTGGGACAACCGGAGGCAGCGACTCCTTCTGGCCCGGGATCGTTTAGGGAAGAAACCCCTTATCTATGCCCTTACTACCTCAAGCCTGATCTTTGGCTCCGAAATCAAGACCGTCTTGCAAGACCCCTATATTAAGAGGGAAGTCGATTTAGAGGCCCTCCACCATTACCTCACTTATGGCTATGTTCCAGCCCCCCTTACTATGTTTAAAGGGATAAAAAAGCTCCCCCCGGCCAGTATCTTATTCTGGGAGAAAGGTCGCTTTAAGGTTGAAAGATACTGGAACTTAAATTACCTCCCCAAGCTTCAGCTAAGAGAGGAAGAATGTGTCGAAAGGCTCTTAGGTCTATTAAAGGAAGCTACTAAGCTCAGATTGATCAGCGATGTCCCCCTGGGGGCTTTCTTAAGCGGCGGAATCGATTCTTCAGCCATAGTGGGGATGATGGCCGGTCTTTCGGATAAGCCGGTCAAGACATTCTCTATTGGTTTTGAGGAGGCCTCTTTCAATGAGCTGAAATTTGCCCGCCTTGTGTCTGAACGGTTTGGGACCGACCATTACGAATTTATGGTCAAACCGGAGGCCTTAGAGATTCTGCCTAAATTGATCTGGCATTACAACGAACCCTACGCTGATTCTTCGGCCATTCCTACTTACTATGTCTCCCGTATGACCAGGCAGCATGTTACGGTAGCCTTAACTGGCGATGGGGGTGATGAAGCCTTTGCCGGATACGAAAGGTATCTGGCCAACAGGATAGCTCAAACCTATGAGAAAATCCCCTCTTTTATTCGAGAAAAAGTAATCTTTTCCCTGATCAGTCAACTGCCGGAATCTACCTCCAGAAAGAGCTTTTCTCAAAGGATAAAGCGATTTACCGCGGCTATTTCCGAGCCGCCGCAACGGCGATACATTAGATGGGTTTCCATATTCAACAACCAGCAAAAGCAAGAATTATACTCACCAGAAATGAAAGAAAAGACGGCCCATCTCGACTCGGTTAATTTACTCCTCGATGTCTATCGTCAGGCTAATACAGACAATTTTCTTGACGCCACTATGTTTGTGGATGTGATGACTTATCTGCCTGATGATCTCCTGGTCAAGGTTGACATTGCCTCAATGGCTAATTCCTTAGAGGCCAGGAGCCCTTTTCTGGATCATAAATTGGTAGAATTTGCGGCTTCTTTGCCTCCAAACTTAAAATTGAAAGGGAAGACCACCAAATATATCTTGAAGAATTCGCTAAAGAAATATCTTCCTCGAAACATTCTTTGCCGGGACAAGATGGGCTTTGGGGTGCCTATTGGCCGATGGTTTCGGCAGGAATTAAAAGATTATGCCTACGAGGTTCTTTTAGATGATCGAGCCAAAAACAGAGGGTATTTTGACTCCAATTCAGTTAGAAGAATTCTTGATGAGCATACTTCAGGCCGAATTGATCACCGGCATCGTATCTGGAGCCTCCTGAATTTAGAACTCTGGCACCGAATGTTTATTGACCACAAAGAGGCAGCGTGGTTCCCATGCTGA
- the pseB gene encoding UDP-N-acetylglucosamine 4,6-dehydratase (inverting) yields MDFSNKVILVTGGTGSFGQKFTEIVLKENTPKKLIIFSRDELKQFEMAQRFRMEEYEIRYFIGDVRDKERLHRAFHGVDIVVHAAALKQVPAAEYNPFEAVKTNVIGAENVINAAIDQKVDKVIALSTDKAANPVNLYGATKLCADKLFVAGNAYSGDAHTKFSTVRYGNVVGSRGSVIPIFKEKRKSGVLPVTDERMTRFWITLEHGVRFVLGCLDIMGGGEIFVPKIPSMKIVDLAKAVAPECRYEFIGIRPGEKLHEVLIPEDDARLTLEFDDFFIIKPESPYVSYKGLEGGKALSEGFRYASDTNDRWLTAEELRKMI; encoded by the coding sequence ATGGATTTTTCGAATAAAGTGATATTGGTGACCGGGGGCACGGGCTCTTTTGGCCAGAAATTTACCGAGATTGTTTTGAAGGAGAATACTCCAAAGAAGCTGATTATCTTCAGTCGGGATGAGCTGAAGCAGTTTGAGATGGCCCAAAGATTCAGGATGGAAGAGTATGAGATAAGATATTTCATCGGTGATGTGAGGGATAAAGAGAGGCTTCACCGGGCCTTTCATGGAGTCGATATTGTCGTCCATGCGGCGGCTCTAAAGCAGGTTCCTGCCGCTGAATACAATCCCTTTGAGGCAGTAAAGACCAATGTTATTGGGGCCGAAAATGTCATCAATGCCGCCATAGATCAAAAGGTGGATAAGGTAATTGCCTTAAGTACAGATAAAGCAGCCAACCCTGTAAATCTGTATGGGGCTACCAAGCTCTGTGCAGACAAGCTCTTTGTGGCTGGGAATGCCTACTCAGGAGATGCGCATACGAAGTTTAGCACCGTGAGGTATGGCAATGTGGTGGGTAGCAGGGGCAGCGTCATCCCCATATTCAAAGAGAAGAGAAAGAGCGGCGTCTTGCCCGTCACTGATGAGAGGATGACTCGATTCTGGATCACATTGGAGCACGGAGTAAGGTTTGTTCTTGGATGTTTAGACATAATGGGTGGAGGCGAGATATTTGTTCCTAAGATTCCCAGTATGAAGATCGTGGATTTGGCTAAAGCAGTAGCCCCGGAATGCAGATACGAGTTTATAGGTATCAGGCCTGGAGAGAAACTTCATGAAGTCTTGATTCCTGAAGATGATGCCAGGCTTACCTTAGAGTTTGATGATTTCTTTATTATCAAGCCTGAATCTCCCTATGTATCTTACAAAGGATTGGAAGGAGGCAAAGCCCTTTCTGAAGGATTTAGATATGCCAGCGATACTAACGATAGGTGGTTGACAGCAGAAGAATTAAGAAAGATGATCTGA
- the pseC gene encoding UDP-4-amino-4,6-dideoxy-N-acetyl-beta-L-altrosamine transaminase: MKDDIPYGRQWIEDDEIEAVVKVLRSDWITQGPKIEEFEGRLAEYCGTRFAVAVSSGTAALHMACLTAGIGKDDEVIISPITFIASSNCVLYCGGRPVFADIEEDTANIDSEEIKKRITSKTKAIIPVHFAGHPCDLEAIGQIAKENNLIIIEDACHALGAEYRIQKSEWVKVGSCKHSDMTVFSFHPVKHITTGEGGAVLTNDEELYKRLKIFRNHGITRDPEDFVNTDLAFPSSPGPWYYEMQALGYNYRITDFQCALGIKQLEKADRFVERRRDIAAEYTKAFKDMDEVITPGEREKVKASYHLYVIQVKSGRLNRRDVFENLRKEGIGVQVHYIPVHLQPYYQQNLGYKKGAYPKAEQFYERALSLPIFPKMNDQDVERVIKSTQRVIRCEAE, encoded by the coding sequence ATGAAAGACGATATCCCTTATGGCAGGCAATGGATCGAGGACGATGAGATTGAGGCCGTAGTAAAGGTTCTTAGATCTGATTGGATTACTCAAGGACCAAAGATAGAAGAGTTCGAAGGTAGGCTAGCCGAATATTGTGGGACAAGATTTGCTGTAGCTGTATCGAGCGGCACAGCGGCTCTTCATATGGCGTGTCTAACGGCTGGAATAGGGAAGGATGATGAGGTTATTATCTCGCCCATAACCTTTATCGCCAGTAGTAACTGTGTGTTATACTGCGGAGGACGACCTGTTTTTGCCGATATAGAGGAAGATACGGCTAATATTGATTCGGAGGAGATAAAGAAGAGGATTACCTCAAAAACTAAGGCCATAATTCCCGTTCATTTTGCCGGACATCCATGTGATTTAGAAGCGATTGGCCAGATTGCTAAAGAGAATAATCTAATCATAATCGAAGATGCCTGTCATGCCTTAGGGGCAGAATACAGAATACAGAAGTCAGAATGGGTGAAGGTTGGTAGTTGTAAGCATTCGGATATGACGGTCTTTAGTTTCCATCCGGTTAAACATATTACCACGGGCGAAGGAGGAGCGGTCTTAACCAACGATGAGGAGCTTTATAAGAGGTTGAAGATTTTTAGAAACCACGGAATAACCAGAGATCCAGAAGATTTTGTTAATACGGATCTGGCTTTTCCGTCATCCCCAGGTCCCTGGTATTATGAGATGCAGGCGTTAGGCTACAATTATCGGATTACTGATTTTCAATGTGCTTTAGGTATTAAGCAGTTAGAGAAAGCCGATAGGTTTGTAGAAAGAAGGCGAGATATTGCGGCTGAATACACCAAGGCTTTCAAGGATATGGATGAGGTAATCACCCCTGGCGAGAGAGAGAAGGTGAAAGCTTCTTACCATTTATATGTGATTCAGGTGAAATCAGGCCGGTTGAATCGAAGAGACGTATTTGAGAATCTGAGAAAAGAAGGCATAGGGGTGCAGGTTCATTATATCCCTGTTCATCTGCAGCCTTATTATCAACAGAATCTGGGATATAAAAAAGGGGCTTATCCAAAAGCCGAACAGTTTTATGAAAGGGCTTTGAGTCTTCCCATATTTCCTAAGATGAATGATCAGGATGTTGAAAGGGTAATTAAGTCTACTCAAAGGGTTATCAGATGCGAAGCAGAATAA
- a CDS encoding aldo/keto reductase gives MLLKRLALGTVQFGLPYGIANRVGKLTEKEAFTILELAHKEGIDTLDTAYSYGESEEIIGEFISQSGKNFNIISKLPYLEKEGISNKDVSVVEKYCAKTLNRLKQPQIYGYLVHKFDNILKYKDLWKVLESLKQRGLISKIGASLYRPDELEYLLNNHIHFDIIQVPYNIFDQRFDEYFPILKKMGVEIYTRSVFLQGLFFLEMDRIDKDFKPARDKVAKLRGISAGYNIPLNSLCLCFVLLNSFIDRVIIGIDSMEHLKQNVASVEYLDKVENLYELVKSLKIHDEQIILPYNWKARV, from the coding sequence ATGTTGTTGAAAAGGCTTGCCTTAGGTACCGTTCAATTTGGATTGCCATACGGAATTGCCAATCGGGTGGGAAAACTTACGGAGAAAGAGGCATTCACTATATTAGAGTTGGCTCATAAAGAAGGTATAGATACGTTAGACACAGCATATTCTTATGGGGAAAGTGAAGAAATTATAGGAGAGTTTATCTCGCAATCCGGTAAGAATTTTAATATAATTTCTAAGTTGCCTTATTTAGAGAAGGAAGGTATTTCGAATAAAGATGTTTCGGTGGTCGAAAAATATTGCGCCAAGACCCTGAACCGGTTGAAACAACCCCAGATATACGGCTATTTAGTCCATAAATTTGATAACATACTTAAATATAAAGACCTATGGAAGGTATTAGAATCTCTTAAGCAGAGAGGACTGATTTCTAAAATAGGGGCATCTTTATACAGACCGGATGAGTTAGAGTATTTATTGAATAACCATATTCATTTTGATATTATTCAGGTTCCCTACAATATCTTTGACCAAAGATTTGATGAGTATTTCCCAATTTTGAAGAAAATGGGGGTAGAGATTTATACCAGATCTGTCTTTTTGCAGGGATTGTTTTTTCTGGAAATGGATAGAATTGATAAGGATTTTAAGCCGGCAAGAGATAAGGTAGCGAAACTACGAGGAATTTCAGCCGGTTATAACATACCCCTCAATTCTTTATGCCTGTGTTTTGTTCTGCTTAATTCATTTATTGATAGAGTAATTATCGGGATCGATTCTATGGAGCATTTAAAGCAGAATGTAGCTTCTGTAGAATACCTGGATAAAGTAGAGAATCTCTATGAACTGGTGAAATCATTAAAGATTCACGATGAACAAATAATCCTTCCTTATAATTGGAAGGCCAGGGTATGA
- a CDS encoding aminotransferase class III-fold pyridoxal phosphate-dependent enzyme, producing MIGAIVQARMGSTRLPGKIMKEIVGKPLLEHLVSRLKGSRLLDKIIVATTSLKEDEIVVELAEAIGIDAFAGSEADVLDRYYQAARKYRLDTVVRITGDCPLIDPKVVDKVIRHFKSDNFDYVSNVFKYTYPDGLDTEVFSFEALERAWREASQPSEREHVTPYIRKHPELFKLSNVENDINLFGMRWCVDEEKDLEFVREVYKNLYREGKIFYMEDILKLLKICPGLSQINEGIIRNEGYYKSLLEQKEPIEKRKRELTQSRNLLNRAKKVIPSCTQTFSKGSTQFVQGVSPIFLKSGEGSNVFDVDDNEYIDYIMALCPVILGYNYEPVNESIREQLKRGITFSLPHYLEVELAELLVDIIPCAEMVRFGKNGSDVTSGAVRAARAYTGRDLIACCGYHGWQDWYIGTTTRNKGVPKVVSDLTLTFEYNHISSLESLFERYKDKIAAVIMEPVGVVEPEDNFLKKVRELTYKNNALLIFDEIVTGFRLSLGGAQEFFGVTPDLACFGKAMANGMPISAIVGKREIMEIFDDIFYSFTFGGEALSLAAAIKTIKVIKDEKVIDHLWRQGVRLRDGYNYIAKNLGLTPYTQCIGYPPRTVITFKDGEGKDDLALKSLFQQEMIKRSILISGGQNLSYSHTAHDIEKTLLAYKETLSLMKKGIEAENVRDMVEGEIVQPVFRRA from the coding sequence ATGATTGGCGCTATTGTTCAGGCAAGGATGGGTTCAACCAGGCTTCCGGGCAAAATTATGAAAGAGATAGTGGGGAAGCCCTTGTTAGAGCATCTGGTGAGCCGCCTCAAGGGATCAAGATTGCTGGATAAGATAATAGTGGCTACCACATCACTGAAAGAGGATGAAATAGTGGTAGAATTGGCCGAGGCGATAGGCATAGATGCCTTTGCCGGCTCGGAAGCAGATGTTTTGGACAGATATTATCAGGCCGCCAGAAAGTATCGCCTGGATACTGTCGTTAGAATCACTGGAGATTGTCCATTAATCGATCCCAAAGTCGTAGATAAGGTGATAAGGCATTTTAAGAGCGATAATTTTGATTATGTCTCAAACGTATTTAAGTATACCTATCCGGATGGATTAGATACTGAGGTTTTCTCTTTTGAGGCCTTAGAAAGGGCCTGGAGAGAAGCAAGCCAGCCTTCGGAAAGGGAGCATGTTACCCCCTATATAAGAAAACATCCAGAACTGTTCAAACTTTCAAATGTAGAGAATGATATTAATCTGTTTGGAATGCGATGGTGTGTAGATGAGGAGAAAGATCTTGAATTTGTGAGGGAAGTGTATAAAAATCTGTATAGAGAAGGCAAGATTTTTTATATGGAAGATATACTAAAACTGTTGAAGATTTGTCCGGGTCTTAGCCAGATAAATGAAGGAATCATAAGAAACGAGGGGTATTATAAGTCTTTATTGGAACAGAAGGAACCAATAGAAAAGAGAAAAAGAGAGCTAACCCAATCGAGAAATCTTCTAAATCGAGCCAAAAAGGTAATACCTTCCTGTACTCAGACGTTTAGCAAAGGGTCGACTCAGTTTGTTCAGGGCGTATCTCCGATATTCTTAAAATCAGGCGAAGGTAGTAATGTCTTTGATGTAGATGACAATGAATATATCGACTATATTATGGCCTTATGTCCGGTTATTTTGGGATACAATTATGAACCCGTTAATGAATCCATACGAGAGCAACTTAAGAGGGGTATCACCTTTTCCCTGCCCCATTATCTCGAAGTAGAATTGGCTGAATTGCTGGTAGATATAATTCCTTGTGCTGAGATGGTCAGATTTGGCAAAAACGGCTCTGATGTGACTTCAGGAGCGGTTAGAGCCGCCAGGGCATATACAGGGAGAGATCTAATCGCTTGTTGTGGTTATCATGGCTGGCAAGACTGGTATATTGGAACCACTACCCGGAATAAAGGGGTGCCAAAGGTGGTCAGCGATTTGACACTTACTTTTGAATACAACCACATCTCCTCGTTGGAATCATTATTCGAGAGATATAAAGACAAGATAGCCGCCGTTATAATGGAGCCGGTAGGAGTGGTGGAGCCTGAGGATAATTTTTTGAAGAAGGTAAGAGAGCTTACCTATAAGAATAACGCCCTGTTGATATTTGATGAAATTGTTACAGGATTTAGGCTCTCTCTGGGGGGGGCTCAGGAATTCTTTGGCGTAACTCCTGACCTGGCCTGCTTTGGTAAGGCGATGGCTAATGGAATGCCTATTTCAGCCATTGTGGGGAAAAGAGAGATTATGGAGATATTCGATGATATCTTTTATTCCTTCACCTTTGGAGGAGAGGCATTATCATTGGCTGCCGCTATTAAGACCATAAAAGTAATCAAGGACGAAAAGGTAATTGATCATTTATGGAGACAGGGAGTAAGGTTAAGAGACGGCTATAACTATATAGCTAAAAACTTGGGGCTTACCCCATACACCCAATGTATCGGATATCCGCCTCGAACAGTGATTACCTTTAAAGACGGCGAGGGAAAGGATGATCTAGCCCTAAAAAGCCTCTTTCAACAAGAAATGATAAAGAGAAGTATTTTGATCTCGGGCGGCCAAAACTTGAGTTACAGTCATACAGCCCACGACATAGAGAAGACCCTTTTAGCATACAAAGAGACATTGAGCCTTATGAAGAAAGGGATTGAGGCCGAAAATGTTCGGGATATGGTGGAAGGGGAGATAGTTCAACCCGTCTTTCGGAGGGCATAA
- a CDS encoding GNAT family protein, with product MEIKPFIEGERIYLREVRLSDVNGDYYSWMNDNEVTQYTESRFYPYSREKIENFITKIEKEGDSVFLAIIVKEGDKHIGNIKIGPINWIHRFADVGIIIGERTCWGKGFGTEAIRLVVDYAFNKLNLHKLTAGCYVNNPSSIRAFKKAGFIEEGTRTKQYFYKGEWVDGILLGILNQKSG from the coding sequence GTGGAGATTAAACCATTTATCGAGGGGGAACGCATCTATTTGCGAGAAGTTCGGCTTTCTGATGTAAACGGAGATTATTATAGTTGGATGAACGATAATGAAGTAACCCAGTACACAGAAAGTCGGTTTTATCCTTATTCCAGAGAGAAGATAGAAAACTTTATAACCAAAATAGAAAAAGAGGGCGACTCTGTATTTTTGGCCATAATTGTAAAGGAAGGAGATAAGCATATTGGAAATATAAAGATAGGGCCTATTAATTGGATACACCGCTTTGCAGATGTAGGAATAATTATTGGAGAAAGAACATGTTGGGGAAAAGGTTTTGGAACTGAAGCGATCAGATTAGTGGTTGATTATGCCTTTAATAAATTGAATCTTCATAAGTTGACAGCAGGTTGTTATGTGAATAACCCGAGTTCGATAAGGGCGTTTAAAAAAGCCGGTTTTATAGAGGAGGGGACCAGAACGAAACAGTATTTCTACAAGGGAGAATGGGTAGACGGGATTTTACTTGGAATTCTCAACCAGAAATCAGGATGA
- a CDS encoding DUF3782 domain-containing protein gives MPGRMLKLKEEERHILEMLPLLLKKDAQFRREVSVVLSETLATKDELRQVLEEIRISREETNRRFEEMDRRFEAMQAQMDRRFEAMERRFEEMDRRFESLVQEMHRGFELQSKEIKDLGIKVDTVGARWGILAESTIRNTLKELLLKNLKVTEVKEWKVQDRDGFVFGYPQEIQGDILVKDEEDYLVEIKSSAGSGDATILHRKGKLYEQITGVLPKMIFVAVNMKDEGRKSCQELNIQLITYEDIKD, from the coding sequence ATGCCAGGAAGAATGCTGAAATTAAAGGAAGAGGAAAGGCATATTCTTGAGATGCTGCCATTACTTTTAAAAAAAGATGCTCAATTCAGGCGTGAGGTCTCAGTTGTTTTGAGCGAGACATTAGCTACAAAAGATGAATTAAGACAGGTCTTAGAAGAAATCCGGATTAGTCGTGAGGAAACCAATCGTAGATTTGAAGAAATGGATCGCAGGTTTGAGGCGATGCAAGCTCAGATGGATCGCAGGTTTGAAGCCATGGAGCGCAGGTTTGAAGAAATGGACCGCAGGTTTGAATCTTTAGTTCAAGAGATGCACAGAGGGTTTGAACTTCAATCAAAGGAGATAAAAGATTTAGGAATAAAAGTGGATACTGTCGGGGCACGATGGGGAATTCTTGCTGAATCCACTATTAGGAATACCCTAAAAGAACTTCTGCTAAAAAATCTTAAGGTAACAGAGGTAAAGGAGTGGAAAGTCCAAGATAGGGATGGATTTGTTTTTGGCTATCCTCAGGAGATACAAGGAGATATCTTAGTCAAAGATGAAGAGGATTATCTGGTAGAGATAAAGTCATCAGCAGGTTCAGGTGATGCAACTATTTTACATCGTAAAGGTAAACTTTACGAGCAAATAACAGGTGTCCTTCCCAAAATGATCTTTGTTGCTGTAAATATGAAAGATGAGGGACGAAAAAGTTGTCAGGAGTTGAATATCCAACTTATTACTTACGAGGATATAAAAGACTAA
- the pseG gene encoding UDP-2,4-diacetamido-2,4,6-trideoxy-beta-L-altropyranose hydrolase — protein sequence MKRQIIFRVDGGPHIGWGHIRRCLSLAEGLREKAIQSIFITRDIDQEIGKRITSNGHLIERLPAKIDLKEDLNLTIKLIRKHKPDLVITDSYEINQHYLEELKRLGVTLMSIDDLAKLHFCSDIVLNQNIEAKLSDYSTERYTKLLLGAKYALLKKELRGKHGLEEIKEIAKNILITLGGSDLNNQTLKAVKALKRIKNDIEITVIIGPGYQYEEILRKEMAADNRFLLLRDPQDIFNLMERADLSISAGGSTCYELAYLGVPNIILVLADNQKKLADGLDNYGNSVSLGWFEDVTEESIKEAVEDLIDNKARREEMSRKGRELVDGRGVERVANEMEAATEKKKRPVITEEIIQAITHKIVRKIHPDKIILFGSYADGTPHHHSDIDLFVIVDSHLRRDNRSMKISRLFPDRLFALDALVYTPKEVELSLKRNNPFIKGILTEGKVLYAR from the coding sequence ATGAAAAGACAAATTATCTTCCGGGTTGATGGCGGCCCACATATCGGATGGGGGCATATTAGGCGATGCTTAAGCCTGGCTGAGGGGTTAAGAGAGAAGGCCATTCAAAGTATATTTATCACCAGGGATATCGACCAAGAGATAGGTAAGAGGATTACCTCTAACGGTCATTTAATAGAACGGTTGCCTGCAAAGATAGATTTAAAGGAAGACCTGAATCTGACCATTAAATTGATCAGGAAGCACAAGCCTGATTTAGTCATCACCGATTCTTATGAGATCAATCAGCATTATCTTGAGGAACTAAAGAGGCTGGGTGTTACTTTGATGAGCATCGATGACCTGGCAAAGTTGCACTTCTGCTCGGATATTGTGCTCAATCAAAATATTGAGGCTAAGCTTAGTGATTATTCCACAGAAAGGTATACCAAGCTGTTATTAGGCGCAAAATATGCCCTTCTAAAAAAAGAACTTAGAGGTAAGCATGGCCTGGAAGAAATAAAGGAGATAGCCAAGAATATCTTGATCACCCTTGGGGGGAGTGATTTGAATAATCAGACTCTGAAAGCAGTTAAGGCACTCAAGAGGATTAAGAATGATATTGAGATTACGGTGATTATTGGACCCGGTTACCAATACGAGGAGATTCTCAGAAAAGAGATGGCGGCAGATAACCGATTTCTACTTTTGAGAGATCCTCAAGATATCTTTAACTTAATGGAAAGAGCCGATCTATCCATCAGTGCCGGTGGAAGCACTTGTTATGAATTGGCCTATCTTGGGGTGCCGAACATCATCCTGGTCTTGGCTGATAATCAAAAGAAGCTTGCCGATGGCCTGGATAACTATGGCAACTCTGTTAGTTTGGGTTGGTTCGAGGATGTTACTGAAGAAAGTATCAAAGAGGCAGTAGAGGATTTGATTGATAATAAAGCGAGGCGAGAAGAGATGAGCAGGAAAGGCAGGGAGTTGGTTGATGGTAGAGGAGTAGAAAGGGTAGCAAATGAGATGGAGGCGGCGACTGAGAAGAAAAAGAGACCAGTTATTACAGAAGAAATTATCCAGGCTATCACTCATAAAATTGTTCGAAAGATACATCCGGATAAAATCATTCTCTTTGGTTCTTATGCAGATGGAACGCCGCATCATCATAGTGATATAGACCTTTTTGTAATTGTGGATTCACATCTTAGAAGAGATAATAGAAGCATGAAAATATCTCGACTTTTCCCGGACAGACTTTTTGCCTTAGATGCCTTAGTTTATACTCCTAAAGAAGTAGAATTGAGTTTAAAGAGGAATAATCCATTCATAAAAGGAATATTGACGGAAGGGAAGGTTCTTTATGCGCGTTGA